The proteins below come from a single Iocasia fonsfrigidae genomic window:
- a CDS encoding ABC transporter permease produces the protein MNTELITGNQKNLFIKSESKQKLLAFASLIVMFIIFSLASSNFATFSNVVGILVSTAVTGVLATGVTFIIITGGIDLSVGTVMTFGSVMTGVFITFWGLPIYMGILGGLAAGALAGLVSGTLVAKLKIPPFIATLGMMMVAEGLNLVISGTKPIYFIQRPAFRKIAMGTVLGIPLSVYIFLGAAFIASLILDRTVFGRYTYALGSNEEAARLSGINVDRWKMAIYTLGGFFSGLAGVLMASRLNSAQPALGSGYELEAIAAVVIGGTSLSGGQGTILGTIIGAFIMSVLTNGLRILSIPQEWQTVIIGAIVILAVYSDILRRRKG, from the coding sequence ATGAATACTGAACTGATTACCGGGAATCAAAAAAACTTATTTATAAAATCAGAATCAAAGCAGAAACTGCTGGCTTTTGCTAGCCTGATAGTTATGTTTATTATTTTTTCACTGGCATCTTCAAATTTTGCAACTTTTTCTAATGTAGTAGGGATACTTGTTTCAACAGCAGTTACCGGAGTGCTGGCTACTGGGGTTACTTTTATAATTATTACCGGTGGAATTGATTTGTCAGTTGGGACGGTAATGACTTTTGGTTCGGTTATGACTGGTGTTTTCATTACATTCTGGGGACTGCCTATTTACATGGGAATACTGGGTGGTCTTGCTGCCGGGGCCCTGGCTGGTCTGGTTAGTGGGACCTTAGTAGCCAAACTTAAGATACCACCCTTTATTGCTACCCTGGGTATGATGATGGTAGCTGAGGGACTTAATCTTGTTATTTCAGGGACTAAACCGATTTATTTTATACAGAGACCTGCTTTTCGTAAGATTGCTATGGGTACTGTTTTGGGTATACCTCTTTCTGTATATATTTTTCTAGGTGCTGCATTTATTGCCAGTCTGATACTAGATCGTACTGTATTTGGTAGATATACCTATGCCCTGGGAAGTAATGAAGAGGCGGCCCGCCTATCAGGGATTAATGTTGACAGATGGAAGATGGCCATTTATACCCTGGGTGGTTTTTTCAGTGGCTTAGCAGGGGTTTTAATGGCTTCTCGTTTGAATTCTGCTCAACCAGCCCTGGGCTCAGGTTATGAATTAGAAGCTATTGCTGCAGTAGTAATTGGTGGGACTTCTTTAAGTGGTGGTCAGGGTACAATACTGGGGACGATCATAGGTGCTTTTATTATGAGTGTTTTAACAAATGGTCTACGTATCCTCTCTATCCCCCAGGAGTGGCAGACAGTCATTATTGGGGCTATTGTAATACTAGCTGTTTATTCAGATATCCTTCGCCGACGTAAAGGCTAA
- a CDS encoding ABC transporter substrate-binding protein, protein MRKLTVFLVLMVLLVISCLTMAADEIYIPVISKGFQHQFWQAVRTGAEQAAEDYGVRITYEGPASETEVAKQIDMLQTVLDKAPDALVFAALDSKAAIPLLEQADDAGIPIIAFDSGVDSDIPLATAATDNYAAAGKAADRMAELIGYQGKIALIVQDQTSHTGVQRRDGFIDRIEEKYSEIEIVDVQYGGGDHLKSTDLAKAIMQAHPDLDGFFGANEGSAVGVINAATELNKAGDIIIIGFDSGNLQLNAIRSGLMAGAVTQNPVGIGYRAVEAAVKAIRGEELPEVIDTGFYWYDKNSIDSSVVKPLLYE, encoded by the coding sequence ATGAGAAAGTTGACTGTGTTTCTTGTTTTAATGGTATTGTTGGTGATAAGTTGTCTTACTATGGCTGCTGATGAGATTTATATTCCGGTTATATCAAAGGGATTCCAGCATCAGTTCTGGCAGGCAGTGAGGACTGGTGCTGAACAGGCGGCAGAAGATTATGGTGTTAGGATTACTTATGAAGGACCTGCAAGTGAAACAGAAGTAGCCAAACAGATTGATATGCTGCAGACTGTCCTTGATAAGGCTCCAGATGCTCTGGTTTTTGCTGCTTTAGATAGCAAGGCTGCCATACCATTACTGGAACAGGCAGATGATGCTGGCATTCCAATAATTGCTTTTGATTCTGGTGTTGATAGTGATATTCCCCTGGCAACTGCTGCAACTGATAATTATGCCGCTGCTGGTAAAGCAGCTGATAGAATGGCAGAGCTTATTGGTTATCAAGGAAAGATTGCTTTAATTGTTCAAGATCAGACAAGTCATACCGGTGTGCAAAGACGTGATGGTTTTATAGACCGGATTGAAGAAAAATATTCAGAGATTGAAATAGTAGATGTTCAGTATGGTGGTGGTGATCACCTAAAATCCACTGATCTGGCTAAAGCTATAATGCAGGCCCATCCAGACCTTGATGGATTTTTTGGTGCTAATGAAGGGTCTGCTGTGGGTGTTATTAATGCTGCAACAGAACTTAATAAAGCTGGCGATATTATAATAATCGGGTTTGATTCTGGCAACCTCCAATTGAATGCCATCCGTTCTGGTTTAATGGCAGGTGCTGTTACACAGAATCCTGTAGGGATAGGATATAGGGCTGTTGAGGCTGCTGTTAAGGCCATAAGGGGTGAAGAATTACCAGAGGTTATTGATACAGGGTTTTACTGGTATGATAAAAATAGTATTGATTCCAGTGTAGTTAAACCATTATTATATGAATAG
- the fucU gene encoding L-fucose mutarotase produces MLKGIPAIISPELIKVLMEMGHGDEIVLADANFPAASKARRLVRCDGHNVPDLLEAILKYFPLDTYVKKPVVLMEVVAGDSLEPVIWKKYHDIIKKYNNGSSAIEYLERFEFYNRASRAYAIVTSSEMALYANIILKKGVVSE; encoded by the coding sequence ATGCTTAAAGGTATTCCGGCAATAATTTCACCAGAGTTAATAAAGGTGCTCATGGAGATGGGCCATGGTGATGAGATTGTACTGGCAGATGCTAACTTTCCAGCTGCCAGTAAGGCTCGGCGTTTGGTAAGGTGTGATGGGCATAATGTACCTGACTTATTAGAAGCGATATTAAAATATTTTCCTCTGGATACATATGTAAAAAAACCTGTTGTCTTAATGGAAGTAGTAGCAGGTGATTCGCTTGAACCAGTTATCTGGAAAAAATATCACGATATTATTAAAAAATATAATAATGGATCGTCAGCTATTGAATATCTAGAGAGATTTGAGTTTTATAATAGAGCCAGCAGGGCTTATGCTATTGTAACAAGTAGTGAAATGGCCTTATATGCCAATATTATTTTAAAAAAGGGTGTTGTCAGTGAGTAA
- a CDS encoding L-fucose isomerase, translating into MSNLKGKRRLIGAMPKIGIRPTIDGRERGVRESLEEQTMNLAKSAARFLEENLCHANGLPVECVIADTTIGGVAEAAMAEEKFQKEGVGVSLTVTPCWCYGTETIDTDPLRPKAIWGFNGTERPGAVYLAAALAAHNQKGLPAFGIYGKDVQDAGDTSIPEDVQEKLLKFAKAALATATIKGKSYLSMGNVAMGIAGSIADEEVFQNYLGMRNEYVDMSEFIRRIEEGIYVQEEFERALKWVKENCQEGQDNNPQEEQQSRKEKDQQWKFVIKMAMIARDLMIGNPKLAELGYGEESHGHNAIAAGFQGQRQWTDHFPNGDFMEAILNSSFDWNGIREPFILATENDSLNAIPMLFGHLLTNTAQIFADVRTYWSPAAVERVTGKKLSGMAENGIIHLINSGSATLDGTGQQSKDEKAVMKPFWEITDNEVDKCLQATSWCPASLGYFRGGGFSSQFLTKGGMPVTMSRMNSVKGLGPVLQIAEGYTVDIPADIHDILNQRTDPTWPTTWFVPKLTGKNAFKDVYSVMNNWGANHGAISYGHIGDLLITLASILRIPVNMHNIEEERIFRPDAWNLFGTKEQEGADYRACQNFGPLYK; encoded by the coding sequence ATGAGTAATCTCAAAGGAAAGAGAAGGTTAATTGGCGCAATGCCTAAAATAGGGATTAGACCAACAATTGACGGCAGGGAAAGAGGGGTCAGGGAATCACTGGAAGAACAGACAATGAATTTAGCTAAAAGTGCTGCCAGGTTTTTGGAAGAAAACCTGTGTCATGCTAATGGTTTGCCTGTAGAATGTGTAATTGCTGATACAACAATTGGTGGTGTTGCTGAAGCAGCCATGGCTGAAGAAAAGTTCCAGAAAGAGGGTGTAGGCGTTTCCCTGACTGTTACACCCTGCTGGTGTTATGGAACAGAGACAATCGATACAGATCCTTTAAGGCCTAAAGCCATCTGGGGTTTTAATGGGACAGAACGACCTGGGGCAGTATATCTGGCAGCAGCCCTGGCAGCCCATAATCAGAAAGGCCTGCCTGCCTTTGGTATCTATGGGAAAGATGTTCAGGATGCCGGTGATACCAGTATACCTGAAGATGTTCAGGAAAAACTCCTGAAGTTTGCTAAGGCAGCTTTAGCTACCGCAACAATTAAAGGGAAATCTTATCTATCTATGGGTAATGTTGCCATGGGGATAGCAGGCTCTATTGCAGATGAAGAGGTCTTCCAGAATTACCTGGGTATGAGGAATGAATATGTAGATATGAGTGAGTTTATACGTAGAATAGAAGAAGGGATTTATGTTCAGGAAGAGTTTGAAAGAGCTTTAAAGTGGGTTAAGGAAAATTGCCAGGAAGGGCAAGATAATAATCCACAAGAAGAGCAGCAGAGTAGGAAAGAAAAGGACCAACAGTGGAAGTTTGTAATAAAGATGGCTATGATTGCCCGGGATTTGATGATTGGTAATCCAAAATTAGCGGAATTGGGATATGGTGAGGAATCACATGGACACAACGCTATTGCAGCTGGTTTTCAGGGACAGCGTCAGTGGACAGACCATTTCCCTAATGGGGACTTTATGGAGGCTATCCTAAACTCCTCATTTGACTGGAACGGTATCAGGGAACCATTTATCCTGGCTACAGAAAATGATAGCCTTAATGCCATTCCAATGCTCTTTGGACATCTATTGACAAATACCGCCCAGATTTTTGCTGATGTCAGGACATACTGGAGTCCAGCAGCAGTTGAGAGAGTGACAGGCAAAAAACTAAGTGGGATGGCTGAAAATGGAATAATTCATCTGATCAATTCTGGTTCAGCAACACTTGATGGTACTGGACAGCAGAGCAAGGATGAGAAAGCGGTAATGAAACCATTCTGGGAAATTACTGATAATGAGGTTGATAAATGTCTACAGGCTACTAGCTGGTGTCCTGCCAGTTTAGGGTATTTCCGCGGAGGGGGTTTTTCTTCTCAGTTTTTAACAAAAGGTGGAATGCCGGTAACAATGAGCAGAATGAATAGTGTTAAGGGGTTAGGGCCAGTTTTACAGATAGCAGAAGGCTATACAGTAGATATACCAGCAGACATTCATGATATTCTAAACCAGCGGACAGACCCTACCTGGCCTACAACCTGGTTTGTCCCTAAACTGACTGGTAAAAATGCCTTTAAAGATGTTTATTCTGTGATGAATAACTGGGGGGCTAATCATGGGGCGATTAGCTATGGTCATATCGGTGACCTCTTAATTACCCTGGCTTCAATATTAAGGATTCCTGTAAATATGCATAATATTGAAGAAGAGAGGATTTTCCGGCCAGATGCCTGGAATCTCTTTGGAACCAAAGAACAGGAAGGTGCAGATTATCGGGCCTGTCAGAATTTTGGTCCCTTATATAAATAA
- a CDS encoding MurR/RpiR family transcriptional regulator: protein MKVILKIKAILTDLTRAEKKVAEYILENQTKIADLSVQELATEAATSPASVVRFCKKINFSGYQDFKIALIKDLRDPTNQQEIKVYDDISVGDSVEVIMKKLSHDNIKVIKDTIYLLDIKAIKKAVKAIEQAERICIFGIGASGLVARDLQYKLMRVKKTVIYYADTHAQLASAANIEKGDLAVAISYSGETTEIYKALKTAKKSEATCISITKYGENSLKKISDIALQVAGSEKNLRLGAITSRIAQLTAVDILFVAYAKNNFSSISDYLKTTRESVVEFKMD from the coding sequence ATGAAGGTAATTTTAAAAATCAAGGCTATTTTAACTGACTTAACCAGAGCCGAAAAAAAAGTCGCAGAATATATATTAGAAAATCAGACTAAAATTGCTGATCTATCTGTTCAAGAACTGGCCACAGAAGCAGCAACCAGTCCCGCATCTGTTGTTAGATTTTGTAAAAAAATAAATTTCTCTGGTTATCAAGATTTTAAGATTGCTTTAATAAAAGATTTAAGAGACCCTACTAATCAACAGGAAATAAAAGTTTATGATGATATTTCTGTTGGTGATAGTGTTGAGGTCATTATGAAGAAATTATCACATGATAATATCAAAGTAATTAAAGACACGATATATTTACTTGATATTAAAGCAATCAAAAAGGCAGTTAAAGCAATTGAGCAAGCTGAAAGAATATGTATTTTTGGTATTGGTGCTTCAGGACTTGTAGCCAGAGACCTACAGTATAAACTTATGCGAGTCAAAAAGACAGTTATCTATTATGCAGATACTCATGCTCAACTAGCTTCTGCGGCAAATATAGAAAAGGGTGATTTAGCTGTGGCTATCTCTTACAGTGGAGAAACTACGGAAATTTATAAAGCCCTTAAAACAGCTAAGAAATCAGAGGCAACATGTATCTCTATTACTAAATATGGGGAGAATTCATTAAAAAAGATTTCAGATATAGCCTTACAGGTTGCTGGCAGTGAAAAAAATTTACGTCTAGGGGCTATAACCTCCCGTATTGCCCAGTTAACAGCAGTTGATATTTTATTTGTTGCCTATGCTAAAAATAATTTTAGTTCAATCTCTGATTACTTAAAGACTACCAGAGAAAGTGTAGTAGAATTTAAAATGGATTAG
- a CDS encoding MupG family TIM beta-alpha barrel fold protein has protein sequence MLGISIYAGLDLSLEDNLEYLTKAAELGINKLFFSLHIPEVKETFTKEAAILLEEAKKFNFEITADISRKYYKKLEIKDFKIDALRLDFGFNNREIAALSKEENFKINLNASTLRKKDLQEIESYHGNLNNIEVSHNYYPRPETGLSEVFMREKNKMLKEYGFKIGAFIPANYKKRSPLKAGLPSLEVHRDLTPLVSCQHLFKLGIDKVYIGDSRASEQELKKLTYLKKGKTILPIQIYSDISSTERELLKIEHTNREDPADNIIRSQEARTYSQGKKIPVRLSDERFKYAVTIDNYQYQRYQGELQILKKKFPADSRVNLVADAGEAALLIENIQAGDKFKFYIKGDY, from the coding sequence ATGCTTGGAATTTCTATTTATGCCGGACTTGATCTAAGTCTGGAAGATAATCTGGAATATCTAACTAAAGCTGCCGAGTTAGGAATAAATAAGCTTTTCTTTTCCCTTCATATTCCAGAAGTTAAAGAAACTTTTACCAAAGAAGCAGCAATTTTGCTCGAAGAAGCTAAAAAATTCAATTTCGAAATAACAGCTGATATTTCCCGAAAATATTATAAAAAATTAGAGATAAAGGATTTTAAAATTGATGCCTTACGGCTTGATTTTGGTTTTAATAACCGGGAAATTGCAGCTCTCAGTAAAGAAGAAAATTTTAAAATTAATTTAAATGCCAGTACCTTAAGAAAAAAAGATTTACAGGAAATTGAATCTTATCATGGTAATTTAAATAATATAGAGGTTTCTCACAACTACTATCCTAGACCAGAAACTGGTCTTTCGGAAGTTTTTATGCGAGAGAAAAATAAGATGCTTAAAGAATATGGTTTTAAAATTGGGGCCTTTATACCTGCTAATTATAAAAAAAGATCACCGCTTAAAGCAGGTCTACCAAGCCTGGAGGTTCACCGCGATCTGACTCCTCTAGTTAGCTGTCAGCATTTATTTAAATTAGGAATTGATAAAGTATATATTGGCGACAGCAGGGCTTCTGAGCAAGAGTTAAAAAAATTAACCTATCTGAAAAAAGGAAAAACTATTCTTCCCATACAGATTTACTCTGATATCAGTAGTACTGAACGGGAATTGTTGAAAATTGAACATACTAATCGAGAAGATCCAGCAGATAATATAATTAGATCTCAGGAAGCCAGAACTTATAGCCAAGGAAAAAAGATTCCTGTTCGTTTGTCAGACGAAAGATTCAAATATGCTGTTACTATTGATAATTATCAGTATCAGCGCTATCAGGGGGAATTACAGATCTTAAAAAAGAAATTTCCAGCTGACAGTAGGGTTAATCTAGTAGCAGATGCAGGAGAAGCAGCCCTGCTTATTGAAAATATACAAGCAGGAGATAAATTCAAATTCTATATAAAAGGTGATTATTAA
- a CDS encoding PTS transporter subunit EIIC: MTNQKLLAEIVEKLGGKENILAASNCMTRLRVDIKDYSEVNIEKLKSIEGVMGVVEDETLQIVVGPGTAKKCFDILKSEYRISSDLEVGENWQKNKERIKERQKQNKLKKSLKIIGKIFIPLIPAIIAAGIFNGFAGLISNLQNTGTLPGSQFWNLTQLILSLLGGAFLGYFTIFTGINAAKQFGATEGLGGMIGALTIMAQINEISQSVGMFDAASPLNSILRSGKGGIIGVIIGVYILAIIEKRIRKVVPNVLDLIVTPVVTMLIMALAMIFIIMPLSGILSDWLVAALTLLVASENPIISVISGYILSAVFLPMVLLGLHHGLIPIYALQLENMGGVSLFPVLAMAGAGQVGAAIAIYLKAKKTGNIKLKQIISGALPAGVLGIGEPLIYGVTLPLGKPFITAGLGAGFGGAFVMLQNVMAGAWGPSGISAIPLMQPGSMLSYFMGLVIAYLGGFIVTHLFIKEQDVAELQ, from the coding sequence ATGACTAATCAAAAATTGCTTGCTGAGATAGTAGAGAAACTTGGTGGAAAAGAAAATATTCTTGCTGCTTCAAATTGCATGACCCGGCTGCGGGTTGACATTAAAGATTATTCTGAAGTAAATATTGAAAAATTAAAATCAATTGAAGGAGTTATGGGAGTTGTAGAAGATGAAACTCTCCAGATTGTTGTCGGACCTGGAACCGCCAAAAAATGTTTTGATATCTTAAAAAGCGAATATCGAATTTCATCAGACCTTGAAGTAGGGGAAAACTGGCAGAAGAATAAAGAAAGAATAAAGGAAAGACAAAAGCAGAACAAACTAAAAAAATCCTTAAAAATTATTGGAAAAATATTTATTCCACTTATACCAGCTATCATTGCTGCAGGTATTTTCAATGGTTTCGCTGGTCTGATAAGTAACCTGCAAAATACAGGCACACTACCCGGGTCTCAGTTTTGGAATCTTACTCAACTTATCTTATCTCTTTTAGGTGGAGCATTCCTTGGTTATTTTACTATTTTTACCGGTATTAATGCTGCTAAACAATTTGGGGCAACAGAAGGGCTTGGGGGTATGATTGGTGCTCTGACAATTATGGCTCAGATTAACGAAATATCTCAGTCAGTAGGTATGTTTGATGCTGCCTCACCCCTAAATTCAATTTTACGCTCCGGTAAAGGTGGTATAATAGGAGTTATTATTGGAGTCTATATACTTGCTATTATAGAAAAAAGAATCAGAAAAGTTGTACCGAATGTACTTGATTTGATAGTCACTCCAGTTGTTACTATGCTAATTATGGCTTTGGCAATGATTTTTATTATTATGCCGCTTTCCGGTATACTATCTGACTGGCTGGTTGCTGCTTTAACCTTACTTGTTGCTTCTGAAAACCCAATTATTAGTGTAATCTCAGGTTATATACTGTCAGCTGTGTTTTTACCAATGGTTTTACTGGGTTTACACCATGGGTTAATTCCGATTTATGCCCTACAACTGGAAAATATGGGGGGAGTTTCATTATTCCCGGTTCTGGCTATGGCTGGGGCAGGGCAGGTTGGTGCTGCAATTGCAATTTACTTAAAAGCAAAAAAGACAGGTAATATAAAATTGAAACAGATAATATCTGGTGCTTTACCAGCTGGTGTTTTAGGAATTGGAGAACCATTAATCTATGGTGTTACTCTACCCCTCGGCAAACCATTTATTACTGCTGGTCTAGGTGCAGGCTTTGGCGGTGCTTTCGTGATGTTACAAAATGTAATGGCAGGGGCCTGGGGACCATCCGGCATTTCTGCTATCCCACTGATGCAGCCTGGCTCAATGTTAAGTTATTTTATGGGACTGGTGATTGCCTATCTTGGTGGGTTTATAGTAACTCACTTATTTATTAAAGAACAGGATGTTGCTGAATTACAATAA
- the murQ gene encoding N-acetylmuramic acid 6-phosphate etherase gives MKNLNTLVTESINPRSQNLDQIETIEIVKIINQEDKLVAQAIEKELTNIAKAVDSISLALKKGGRLIYLGAGTSGRLGVLDASECPPTYGVSNHLVQGLIAGGEKAIRNSIENAEDSKEEAIKQLKEISFSSNDILVGIAASGKTPYVISGLEYANSLQARTVALSCNPDSKIAKIAKISITPVVGPEVVTGSTRMKAGTAQKMVLNILSTATMIKLGKVYKNYMVDLQVKNQKLAERAKNIITSVSEVSYQTAEEYLKKTDFNVKLAIMMIETGLDLKNAKCQLANYEGHLAKAIKTIKEEKR, from the coding sequence ATGAAGAATTTGAATACTTTAGTCACAGAATCCATAAATCCACGTTCTCAAAATCTTGATCAAATTGAGACAATAGAAATTGTCAAAATTATAAATCAAGAAGATAAACTGGTAGCACAGGCTATAGAAAAAGAATTAACAAACATTGCAAAAGCAGTTGACAGTATTAGTTTAGCTTTAAAAAAAGGTGGTCGCTTAATATATCTTGGGGCAGGTACTAGCGGCAGACTAGGAGTTCTTGATGCTTCAGAATGCCCACCTACTTACGGAGTTAGCAATCATCTTGTTCAAGGTTTAATTGCCGGAGGGGAAAAAGCTATTAGAAACTCTATAGAAAATGCAGAAGATAGTAAAGAAGAAGCAATTAAGCAATTAAAAGAAATCTCTTTTTCGAGTAATGACATTCTGGTCGGCATTGCCGCTAGTGGTAAAACCCCTTATGTGATAAGTGGGCTAGAATACGCGAATTCTTTACAGGCCAGAACTGTTGCCTTAAGTTGCAATCCTGATTCCAAAATTGCCAAAATTGCCAAAATATCTATTACTCCAGTAGTAGGGCCTGAAGTTGTCACTGGTTCAACCAGAATGAAAGCCGGAACAGCTCAGAAAATGGTTTTAAATATACTCAGTACAGCAACCATGATTAAATTGGGTAAGGTATATAAAAACTATATGGTAGATTTACAGGTAAAAAATCAAAAGTTGGCTGAAAGAGCTAAAAACATAATTACATCTGTAAGTGAGGTGAGTTATCAGACAGCAGAAGAATATCTTAAAAAAACTGATTTTAATGTTAAATTAGCAATAATGATGATTGAGACGGGACTGGATTTAAAAAATGCCAAATGTCAATTAGCTAACTATGAGGGACATCTGGCCAAAGCGATAAAAACAATTAAGGAGGAAAAAAGATGA